Proteins from a genomic interval of Staphylococcus debuckii:
- the hemW gene encoding radical SAM family heme chaperone HemW, whose amino-acid sequence METRSAYIHIPFCVRICTYCDFNKYFIHNQPVDEYLDCLIKEFHQPIKKELNTMFVGGGTPTALSTPQLEKLLQGIADNFDIRNEYTFEANPDELTDEKIRLLKDYGVNRLSMGVQTFDESLLKVLGRTHKTEDIYQAVNLANKFNINSISLDLMYHLPNQTLNQFEESLDIALSMDINHISSYGLILEPKTQFYNLYRKGKLKLPNEDLGEDMYELLLDKIHASNLHQYEISNFSQQGHESEHNKVYWKNEYYYGFGAGASGYTNGVRYTNVNPVNHYIKKIQNNETPILQQTEPNIKEQMEEQMFLGLRMNQGVSKALFAQRFGKKLEDIYPNELLELSKNNLIKNERDFVKLTKRGKVIGNEVFEAFLID is encoded by the coding sequence ATGGAAACAAGAAGTGCTTATATTCATATTCCATTTTGTGTAAGAATATGTACATATTGCGATTTTAATAAGTACTTTATTCATAACCAACCTGTCGATGAATATCTAGATTGTTTAATTAAAGAATTTCATCAACCGATAAAGAAAGAATTGAATACGATGTTTGTAGGTGGGGGCACACCGACCGCTCTAAGTACTCCACAATTAGAAAAATTATTGCAAGGTATTGCAGATAATTTTGACATTCGAAATGAATACACATTTGAAGCTAATCCTGATGAACTTACAGATGAAAAAATTCGTTTACTTAAAGATTATGGAGTTAACCGCCTATCTATGGGGGTGCAAACTTTTGATGAATCATTATTAAAGGTTCTTGGCAGGACTCATAAAACAGAGGATATTTACCAAGCAGTCAACTTAGCAAATAAATTTAATATTAATTCCATCAGTCTTGATTTAATGTATCATTTACCGAATCAAACTTTAAATCAATTTGAAGAAAGTTTAGATATTGCACTTTCCATGGACATCAATCATATTTCAAGTTATGGATTAATTCTCGAACCAAAAACACAATTTTATAATTTATATCGTAAGGGCAAGCTAAAATTACCCAATGAAGATTTAGGAGAAGACATGTATGAATTATTATTAGATAAAATTCATGCATCTAATCTTCATCAATATGAAATTTCAAATTTCAGTCAACAAGGTCATGAATCCGAGCATAATAAAGTATATTGGAAAAATGAATACTATTATGGATTTGGTGCTGGTGCTAGCGGCTATACAAATGGTGTGAGATATACCAATGTAAACCCGGTTAACCATTATATTAAAAAAATCCAAAACAATGAAACACCTATCCTTCAACAGACAGAACCAAATATTAAAGAGCAAATGGAAGAACAAATGTTTCTAGGTCTTAGAATGAATCAAGGTGTCTCTAAAGCTTTATTTGCACAAAGATTTGGCAAAAAGCTTGAAGATATTTATCCGAATGAATTACTAGAATTAAGTAAAAATAATTTAATCAAAAATGAAAGAGATTTCGTAAAATTGACTAAACGTGGAAAAGTTATTGGAAATGAAGTTTTTGAAGCCTTTTTGATTGATTAA
- the lepA gene encoding translation elongation factor 4 — protein sequence MNNEERLERQKNIRNFSIIAHIDHGKSTLADRILENTKSVETRDMQAQLLDSMDLERERGITIKLNAVKLKYDAKNGESYIFHLIDTPGHVDFSYEVSRSLAACEGAILVVDAAQGIEAQTLANVYLALDNDLELLPVVNKIDLPAAEPERVKQELEDVIGLDQDDVVLASAKSNIGIDEILEKIVETIPAPDGDPAAPLKALIFDSEYDPYRGVISSIRIMDGVVKAGDKIKMMASGKEFEVNEVGINTPKQLPVEELTVGDVGYITASIKNVDDSRVGDTITHADRPAEQPLKGYKKMNPMVFCGLFPIDNKNYNDLREALEKLQLNDASLEFEPETSQALGFGFRTGFLGMLHMEIIQERIEREFGIELIATAPSVIYECILKNGNKVVVDNPSQMPERDQIEKIYEPYVRATIMVPNDYVGAVMELCQRKRGQFVNMDYLDDIRVNIIYDIPLSEVVFDFFDQIKSNTKGYASFDYELTGYKESDLVKMDILLNGDKVDALSFIVHKEFAYERGKALVERLKTLIPRQQFEVPVQAAVGQKIVARTNIKSMGKNVLSKCYGGDISRKRKLLEKQKAGKAKMKAVGNVEIPQDAFLAVLKMDED from the coding sequence ATGAATAATGAAGAACGTTTAGAACGTCAAAAAAATATACGAAACTTTTCTATCATTGCACATATCGATCATGGGAAGTCGACATTGGCAGATAGAATACTTGAAAATACAAAAAGTGTTGAAACAAGAGATATGCAAGCCCAATTGCTAGACTCAATGGATTTAGAACGTGAGAGAGGCATTACTATTAAATTAAATGCAGTGAAATTAAAGTATGACGCCAAAAACGGTGAGTCATATATTTTTCATTTAATAGACACTCCAGGGCACGTCGATTTTTCATATGAAGTATCTCGATCATTAGCAGCTTGTGAAGGTGCAATTCTCGTTGTCGATGCTGCCCAAGGTATTGAGGCACAAACATTAGCAAACGTTTATCTTGCTTTGGATAACGACTTAGAATTACTCCCTGTAGTCAATAAAATTGATTTGCCGGCTGCTGAACCAGAGCGTGTTAAACAAGAATTAGAAGATGTTATCGGGTTAGATCAAGACGATGTTGTACTGGCAAGTGCAAAGTCTAATATAGGCATAGATGAAATATTAGAAAAGATTGTAGAAACCATTCCTGCACCTGATGGGGACCCTGCTGCTCCACTCAAGGCACTTATCTTTGATTCTGAGTATGACCCTTACAGAGGTGTTATTTCTTCAATCAGAATTATGGATGGGGTAGTGAAAGCTGGCGATAAGATTAAAATGATGGCTAGCGGTAAAGAATTTGAAGTTAACGAAGTAGGAATTAATACACCGAAACAACTTCCAGTTGAAGAATTGACTGTTGGAGATGTAGGTTATATTACTGCTAGTATTAAGAATGTTGATGATTCTCGTGTCGGCGATACTATCACTCATGCCGATAGACCTGCAGAACAACCACTGAAGGGTTATAAAAAAATGAATCCCATGGTTTTTTGTGGATTATTCCCTATAGATAATAAAAACTACAACGATTTAAGAGAAGCTCTAGAAAAGTTACAATTGAACGACGCTTCACTAGAATTTGAACCTGAAACTTCTCAAGCATTAGGCTTTGGTTTCCGTACTGGCTTCTTAGGTATGCTCCATATGGAAATTATTCAAGAGCGTATTGAAAGAGAGTTCGGAATTGAACTTATCGCCACTGCACCTTCAGTTATCTATGAATGTATACTAAAAAATGGCAACAAAGTAGTTGTGGATAATCCATCACAAATGCCAGAAAGAGATCAAATTGAAAAGATATATGAACCGTACGTTCGTGCCACAATTATGGTTCCTAATGATTATGTAGGTGCTGTAATGGAACTTTGTCAACGTAAACGTGGACAGTTCGTTAATATGGATTACCTAGATGATATACGTGTGAATATTATTTATGATATTCCTTTATCTGAAGTGGTTTTCGACTTTTTCGACCAAATTAAATCGAATACAAAAGGATATGCTTCCTTTGATTATGAATTGACAGGTTACAAAGAAAGTGATCTTGTTAAAATGGATATTCTTCTAAATGGAGATAAAGTTGATGCTTTAAGCTTTATTGTACATAAAGAATTTGCATATGAAAGAGGCAAAGCATTAGTGGAACGTCTAAAAACACTTATCCCTCGTCAACAATTCGAAGTACCTGTCCAAGCTGCAGTAGGTCAAAAAATTGTAGCTAGAACTAATATCAAATCAATGGGTAAGAATGTATTATCTAAATGTTACGGCGGGGATATCAGCCGTAAACGTAAATTGTTAGAAAAACAAAAAGCTGGTAAAGCTAAAATGAAAGCTGTAGGAAACGTTGAAATTCCTCAAGATGCTTTCTTAGCCGTATTAAAAATGGATGAAGATTAA
- the rpsT gene encoding 30S ribosomal protein S20, translating into MPNIKSAIKRVRTNETAEARNISQKNDMRSAVKHAKAAIAENADNKQELVRVAVKKVDKAAQSNLIHDNKADRIKSQLMSADK; encoded by the coding sequence ATGCCAAATATTAAATCTGCTATTAAACGTGTAAGAACAAATGAAACAGCTGAAGCTAGAAACATTTCACAAAAAAATGATATGCGTTCAGCCGTGAAACATGCGAAAGCAGCTATCGCTGAAAACGCTGATAACAAACAAGAATTAGTACGTGTTGCTGTTAAGAAAGTAGACAAAGCAGCTCAATCTAACTTAATCCACGATAACAAAGCTGACCGCATTAAATCACAATTAATGAGCGCAGACAAATAA
- the holA gene encoding DNA polymerase III subunit delta, whose translation MNENIITIYGEVPELIEKKTKEIADNYLQEPKDDFNYVNFNLADTEITTCIEEILTLPFLSDKKVVVIKNAYLFTGEKGPKDINQNIDQLFEFIQKYDGSTLVIFEVYHSKLDERKKLVKTLKKETKLIKIEQMTEDEMKNWIKNELNQQYKDIKQDALNLFIELTGINFNLIKQELEKIILFIGERPTITKQDVETIVNRSLEQNVFLLTDYIQKGQKEEAVNLVNDLIIMKEEPIKLLALITSNFRLYYQCKILGKKGYSQQQIAKTVGAHPFRVKLALRTSRQYQLNHLMEIINACAETDYKLKSSYMDKQLILELFILSIWA comes from the coding sequence GTGAACGAAAACATTATAACAATTTATGGTGAAGTACCTGAACTAATCGAGAAAAAAACAAAGGAAATAGCTGACAACTACTTACAAGAACCCAAAGATGATTTTAATTACGTAAATTTTAATTTAGCAGACACAGAAATCACTACTTGCATCGAAGAAATTTTGACGCTTCCATTTTTATCAGATAAAAAGGTAGTAGTCATAAAAAATGCATATTTATTCACTGGAGAAAAAGGTCCTAAAGATATTAATCAAAATATTGATCAGTTATTTGAATTTATTCAAAAATATGACGGCTCTACTTTAGTGATTTTTGAAGTATACCATTCTAAGTTGGATGAGCGGAAAAAATTAGTTAAAACACTAAAAAAAGAAACGAAACTTATCAAAATTGAACAGATGACCGAAGACGAGATGAAGAATTGGATAAAAAATGAGTTAAACCAACAATACAAAGATATTAAGCAAGATGCTTTAAATTTATTCATTGAATTGACAGGAATTAATTTTAATTTAATAAAGCAAGAATTAGAAAAAATCATTTTATTTATAGGTGAAAGGCCCACTATCACTAAACAAGACGTGGAAACAATTGTGAATAGAAGTCTAGAACAAAATGTTTTTTTACTGACAGATTATATTCAAAAAGGGCAAAAAGAGGAAGCTGTTAATTTAGTCAATGACTTGATTATTATGAAAGAGGAACCAATCAAATTACTTGCTTTAATAACTAGTAATTTCAGACTTTATTATCAATGTAAGATTTTAGGAAAAAAAGGATATAGCCAGCAACAAATTGCTAAAACAGTAGGGGCGCATCCTTTCCGAGTTAAATTAGCGCTCAGAACATCACGTCAATATCAATTAAATCACTTAATGGAAATTATAAATGCCTGCGCAGAGACTGATTATAAATTGAAATCTTCTTATATGGATAAACAGTTGATTCTTGAGCTCTTTATTTTATCTATTTGGGCATAA
- a CDS encoding DNA internalization-related competence protein ComEC/Rec2, translated as MIYIALAFLDGILIIYNKPLAIMLAGLLLLILTRKKPPILLTIFILCQSIISNYWFSNYNFQQKIESNWFKDINNLNEFVELTDFRVKNNKYVAGDLKFKGHTLKFFYFPRKKQNLTNFERLPRYSTCFVNGKLKIDESFSDQPTAILKNINLSTCKADKSKNISQIIATHKQYSLKRLQRSSSHWQNTFALVTGDVSYIDGETLDIEKELGIYHLLAVSSSHVAVIAGIFYFTLNRFNVPKAATQCLIIIALFLFAYYTNFAPSALRAILCLSFVMILPKKFYSSLLDILSLVFLMLCTFSPDIIFDIGFQFSFLITLFILLSAPLIKTLNKIQSAIAITFIAQISSFIISAYYFNQIQWIGFFSNFLFIPYYSFILFPLAIFTYIYIQFFNSSIYLNNLIKFFYTLHDQYFIKIFSHFNQYRWFIGEFNQYHVVLVVAWMIATVTILTKGRFKSSLIVFIIGSLFFTSITTKPHTRFTALNVGQGDSFLFETNYGHRVLIDTGGKADQEGRLFKFGQKKLDNSNSISKYHIMPTLKKRGISKLDYIIITHPHADHIGELEYLLQHIKVKGLIINFASYPQDTLNSIKTSCNIHHIKLLNALEINQVAIDESKVQFLDAFHNENNDLNEHSIMAIIKTPRYNILTTGDATINNEAKLLKNYSLPKIDILKVGHHGSKTSSSKSFIEKVHPDYSVISSGKNNVYKLPNKEVIERLRSINSKTYNTQVNGEITFDLEKDIKVITEH; from the coding sequence TTGATATATATCGCATTAGCATTTTTAGATGGCATCTTAATAATTTATAATAAGCCGCTAGCTATTATGCTCGCAGGCTTATTATTATTAATTTTAACTAGAAAAAAGCCTCCAATTTTACTAACAATATTTATATTATGTCAATCTATAATAAGTAATTATTGGTTTTCAAATTACAATTTTCAACAAAAAATTGAAAGTAATTGGTTTAAGGATATTAATAACCTGAATGAATTTGTTGAGTTAACTGATTTTCGAGTTAAAAATAACAAGTATGTAGCAGGTGACCTCAAATTTAAGGGTCATACCCTGAAGTTTTTTTATTTTCCAAGAAAAAAGCAAAATTTAACAAATTTCGAGCGTTTACCAAGATATTCAACGTGTTTTGTTAATGGCAAGTTGAAAATAGATGAATCTTTTTCTGATCAGCCGACAGCCATTCTTAAAAATATTAATCTTTCAACTTGCAAAGCTGATAAATCAAAAAACATCTCCCAAATCATTGCTACGCACAAGCAATACTCTCTAAAAAGATTACAGCGATCTTCATCACACTGGCAAAATACTTTTGCGTTAGTAACAGGGGATGTAAGCTATATTGATGGAGAAACACTGGATATTGAGAAAGAACTTGGTATCTATCATTTACTTGCTGTCAGCAGTTCACACGTTGCGGTTATAGCAGGTATTTTTTATTTTACTTTAAATAGGTTCAACGTTCCCAAAGCAGCTACACAATGTTTGATTATTATCGCCTTATTTTTATTTGCTTATTACACAAATTTTGCTCCAAGCGCTTTAAGAGCTATATTGTGTTTATCATTTGTTATGATTCTGCCAAAAAAATTCTATAGCTCGCTTCTTGATATTCTTTCGCTTGTATTTCTAATGTTATGTACCTTTTCTCCTGATATTATATTCGATATTGGTTTTCAATTTTCTTTTTTAATCACACTATTTATTCTTTTATCTGCTCCGCTTATTAAAACTTTAAACAAAATTCAATCTGCAATAGCAATCACATTTATAGCACAAATTTCTTCTTTTATCATCAGTGCTTACTATTTTAATCAAATTCAATGGATTGGTTTCTTTTCAAACTTTTTATTTATACCTTATTATTCATTTATACTTTTCCCTTTAGCAATCTTCACTTATATCTATATACAGTTCTTTAATTCTTCGATTTATCTTAATAATCTTATTAAGTTTTTCTATACATTACACGACCAATATTTCATTAAGATATTCTCTCACTTTAATCAATATCGCTGGTTTATTGGTGAATTCAATCAATATCATGTTGTTTTAGTGGTTGCTTGGATGATAGCAACCGTCACAATATTAACAAAAGGGCGATTCAAAAGTTCATTAATTGTGTTTATTATCGGAAGTTTGTTTTTTACAAGCATCACTACTAAACCTCACACGAGATTTACAGCGTTAAATGTTGGACAAGGCGATTCATTTCTATTTGAAACGAATTATGGCCATCGAGTGTTAATTGATACAGGAGGTAAAGCAGATCAAGAAGGAAGATTGTTTAAATTTGGGCAAAAGAAATTAGATAACTCAAATTCTATAAGCAAATATCATATTATGCCAACACTAAAAAAACGGGGAATCAGTAAATTAGATTATATTATTATTACACATCCTCACGCTGATCATATTGGCGAGTTGGAATATTTATTACAACATATAAAAGTAAAAGGGTTAATCATAAATTTCGCTAGTTATCCTCAAGATACTTTAAATTCAATTAAAACAAGCTGCAATATTCATCACATTAAATTGCTAAATGCTTTAGAAATTAATCAAGTCGCTATCGATGAAAGTAAAGTGCAGTTCTTAGATGCTTTTCATAACGAAAACAACGATTTAAATGAACACTCAATTATGGCTATTATCAAGACGCCTAGATACAATATTCTTACTACTGGAGATGCTACTATAAATAATGAAGCAAAGCTTTTAAAGAATTATTCTCTTCCTAAAATTGATATCTTAAAAGTAGGGCACCACGGCAGTAAAACAAGTTCAAGTAAAAGTTTTATTGAAAAAGTGCATCCTGATTATAGCGTCATATCTAGTGGTAAAAATAATGTTTATAAACTTCCTAATAAAGAAGTAATAGAGCGTTTAAGAAGTATTAATTCAAAAACTTACAACACACAAGTTAACGGTGAAATTACTTTTGATTTAGAAAAAGATATTAAAGTAATAACTGAACATTAA
- a CDS encoding ComE operon protein 2: MDRIKWEEYFMAQSHLLSLRSTCTRLSVGATIVKDNRIIAGGYNGSVAGEVHCIDEGCLMEDNHCIRTIHAEMNALLQCAKQGVSTEGATIYVTHFPCLNCTKSIIQAGIKRIYYAQDYHNHEYAIQLLEQSGIEYKKIPFDARQVAEYLTKK; this comes from the coding sequence ATGGACAGAATTAAATGGGAAGAATACTTCATGGCTCAAAGTCACCTATTATCCTTAAGATCAACATGTACAAGGTTATCTGTAGGCGCAACTATAGTTAAAGATAACCGCATTATAGCAGGAGGCTACAATGGCTCAGTAGCCGGCGAAGTACATTGTATAGATGAAGGATGTCTAATGGAAGATAATCACTGTATAAGAACCATTCATGCTGAAATGAACGCTTTATTGCAATGTGCTAAGCAAGGTGTATCGACCGAAGGGGCCACAATATACGTTACTCATTTTCCATGCCTAAACTGTACTAAATCAATAATACAAGCAGGCATTAAGAGAATTTACTATGCACAAGACTACCACAATCATGAATATGCAATCCAACTGCTGGAACAATCCGGAATTGAATATAAAAAGATACCATTCGATGCGAGACAAGTAGCAGAATATTTAACAAAGAAGTGA
- a CDS encoding helix-hairpin-helix domain-containing protein, with amino-acid sequence MLEKLKYYIEHYKQYRYIAAGIVILIIALLFFIQPKQPENEVQEKNTTEWNHKDNLKNGDNKLQSAKKDTQETQNTKSKKVMVDVKGAVKHPNVYEMSNNQRIKDVVLKAVPTDKADLNQINLSEKLVDQKLIYIPEKGKNGSNNLVSVNSGTSDNSSTTQQKVNLNTAKETELTTVTGVGPSKAKAIIEFRESKGSFDKVEQLKEVKGIGEKSFEKLKDYFTI; translated from the coding sequence ATGTTAGAAAAGTTGAAGTACTATATAGAACATTACAAACAGTATCGTTACATAGCAGCAGGAATTGTAATATTGATTATAGCCCTATTATTCTTTATACAGCCCAAACAACCTGAAAATGAAGTACAAGAGAAGAATACAACTGAGTGGAACCATAAAGATAATTTAAAGAATGGCGATAACAAATTACAATCTGCTAAAAAGGATACCCAAGAAACTCAAAATACTAAATCTAAGAAAGTAATGGTAGATGTTAAAGGTGCAGTAAAGCATCCGAATGTATATGAAATGTCGAATAATCAACGCATAAAAGATGTTGTCTTAAAAGCTGTACCAACTGATAAAGCAGATCTCAATCAAATCAACCTTTCAGAAAAGCTAGTAGATCAAAAACTGATTTACATACCAGAAAAAGGAAAAAACGGTTCTAATAATTTGGTGTCAGTTAATAGCGGCACCTCTGACAATAGTTCAACAACTCAGCAAAAGGTAAATCTTAATACAGCGAAAGAAACTGAATTGACTACAGTAACAGGGGTAGGACCTTCTAAGGCTAAGGCTATTATTGAATTTAGAGAAAGCAAGGGAAGCTTTGATAAGGTAGAACAACTTAAAGAAGTGAAGGGGATTGGAGAAAAGTCTTTTGAGAAATTAAAAGATTATTTTACAATTTAG
- a CDS encoding class I SAM-dependent DNA methyltransferase — protein sequence MEQYHEFSQYYDELTLDQPYDAWLDIVKSLVSDKVSILDIGCGTGSLTHQLTQLGPVTGMDLSPDMLAIAAQKSNEVRWIEGDMSQFDLGQTFDVITIFCDSLNYLNNLEAVNDTFKQVYNHLEEDGIFIFDVHSTYKMQTLFNNQSYIDETEHVFLGWDAVAGDEPNSVWHYMTFFEKQSDGQYHRFDEEHYQQTYSEEEYLEMLQAAGFKHISTFYDFDQNNHNPESNRLFFVVKK from the coding sequence ATGGAACAATATCATGAATTCAGTCAATACTATGACGAACTGACCTTAGATCAACCCTATGATGCTTGGTTAGATATCGTAAAATCTCTAGTAAGTGATAAAGTATCGATATTAGATATTGGCTGCGGTACTGGGAGTTTGACTCATCAATTAACACAGTTAGGGCCAGTGACGGGTATGGACTTGAGCCCTGATATGTTAGCGATAGCTGCTCAAAAATCCAATGAAGTCAGATGGATAGAAGGAGATATGTCTCAATTTGATTTAGGTCAAACATTCGATGTTATTACTATCTTTTGTGACTCATTGAATTACTTAAATAATTTAGAAGCTGTAAACGATACTTTCAAACAAGTTTATAACCACCTAGAAGAAGATGGTATCTTTATTTTTGATGTTCATTCTACTTATAAAATGCAAACACTTTTTAACAATCAAAGTTATATTGATGAAACAGAGCATGTTTTTCTCGGTTGGGATGCTGTCGCAGGAGATGAACCTAATAGTGTATGGCATTATATGACTTTTTTTGAAAAACAAAGTGATGGACAATATCATCGTTTTGATGAAGAGCACTACCAACAAACTTATTCTGAAGAAGAATACTTAGAAATGTTACAAGCTGCAGGCTTTAAGCATATAAGTACATTTTATGACTTTGATCAAAATAATCATAATCCAGAGAGCAATAGATTGTTCTTTGTTGTAAAAAAATAA
- the rsfS gene encoding ribosome silencing factor, with protein MQKTEILNMAVKAVESKRAEEVISLDLEGINDMADYFVICHGNNERQVQAIARAVKEAADKAGIDISVFEGLNEARWVLLDLSGVIVHIFHKDERSYYNIEKLYRDAPMQTYEEAY; from the coding sequence ATGCAAAAAACAGAAATTTTAAATATGGCTGTTAAAGCCGTTGAAAGTAAAAGAGCAGAAGAAGTAATTTCTTTAGATTTAGAAGGCATCAATGATATGGCGGATTATTTTGTCATATGCCATGGTAATAACGAACGTCAAGTACAGGCGATTGCGAGAGCGGTTAAAGAAGCGGCTGATAAAGCGGGTATTGATATTTCAGTATTTGAAGGCTTGAATGAAGCAAGATGGGTATTGCTCGATTTATCTGGCGTAATCGTCCACATTTTCCATAAAGACGAACGTAGTTACTATAATATTGAAAAACTCTATAGAGATGCTCCGATGCAAACCTATGAGGAAGCTTATTAA
- the yqeK gene encoding bis(5'-nucleosyl)-tetraphosphatase (symmetrical) YqeK codes for MKTKKAIKLIEEKLPEKRYKHSLRVAETAKKLAEIHDGDVKKAELAGILHDYSKYDDLGTMYQIVRKYNLDSDLLSYGSEILHGPVCAVIMKEKYEIEDEEVLLAIQYHTTGRAHMTKTEKIVFIADYIEPKRTIPGVEEIREMAFKPGNLDKTIYEISKRTVLFLIGNDISVYKATIDCLNYYNFSDERIEDD; via the coding sequence ATGAAGACTAAAAAAGCAATAAAGCTAATTGAAGAAAAGTTGCCAGAAAAGCGTTATAAACATTCATTACGCGTTGCTGAAACAGCCAAAAAATTAGCTGAAATTCATGACGGTGATGTGAAAAAAGCAGAGCTTGCAGGTATCTTGCATGATTATTCGAAATATGATGATTTGGGTACGATGTATCAAATTGTACGTAAATATAATTTAGATAGCGACCTATTGAGTTATGGTTCAGAAATTTTACATGGTCCAGTTTGTGCCGTTATTATGAAAGAGAAGTATGAAATTGAAGATGAAGAAGTTCTGCTAGCTATTCAATATCATACGACAGGTCGCGCGCACATGACGAAGACCGAAAAAATTGTTTTTATAGCTGATTATATTGAACCTAAAAGAACGATTCCTGGAGTGGAAGAAATACGAGAAATGGCTTTTAAACCAGGCAACTTGGATAAGACGATATATGAAATATCTAAACGCACTGTATTATTCTTAATAGGTAATGATATTAGTGTATATAAAGCAACAATTGATTGTTTAAATTACTATAATTTCAGTGATGAAAGAATAGAGGATGATTAA
- a CDS encoding nicotinate-nucleotide adenylyltransferase — protein MTHSIVLYGGQFNPIHTAHAAVASEVYHKLRPDRFLFLPSYMSPLKAHDSQLNTEHRINMLELAASDLGFGEICLAEIERKGESYTYDTIRDLKEEWGDAVIYFVIGTDQYDQLDKWYQIDALKELVTFVVVNRGKEKQEVEAGMLEVQIPRIDISSSMIRARIKHQQPIEVLVPKQVEAYIKRERLYED, from the coding sequence ATGACACATTCTATCGTTTTATACGGCGGTCAATTTAATCCTATCCATACAGCTCATGCTGCAGTAGCCAGCGAGGTATATCATAAACTGCGTCCAGATCGTTTCTTATTTTTACCAAGTTATATGTCGCCTTTAAAAGCTCATGATTCTCAATTGAATACTGAACATCGTATTAATATGTTAGAGCTTGCTGCATCAGATTTAGGATTTGGGGAAATCTGCTTGGCAGAAATTGAACGTAAAGGTGAAAGCTATACGTACGACACTATACGGGACTTAAAAGAAGAATGGGGAGATGCCGTGATTTACTTCGTCATCGGCACAGATCAATACGACCAGTTGGATAAATGGTATCAAATTGACGCATTGAAAGAACTCGTGACATTTGTAGTGGTTAATAGAGGTAAAGAAAAACAAGAGGTGGAAGCGGGAATGTTGGAGGTCCAAATTCCCCGGATAGATATCAGTTCTTCGATGATTAGAGCGCGCATCAAGCATCAACAACCCATTGAAGTATTAGTTCCTAAACAAGTTGAAGCCTATATCAAGAGGGAGCGATTATATGAAGACTAA
- the yhbY gene encoding ribosome assembly RNA-binding protein YhbY yields the protein MLTGKQKRFLRSKAHHVTPTFQIGKSGINENMIEQLNEILENRELIKIHILQNNMDDKKELAEAVSKATDSELVQIIGSMIVLYKESDENKQIELP from the coding sequence ATGTTAACGGGAAAACAAAAGAGATTTTTAAGAAGTAAAGCACATCATGTGACGCCAACTTTTCAAATTGGAAAGTCAGGAATTAATGAAAACATGATTGAGCAGTTAAATGAAATATTAGAGAATCGTGAATTAATAAAGATTCATATTCTGCAAAATAATATGGATGATAAAAAAGAATTGGCTGAAGCGGTAAGTAAAGCTACTGATAGTGAATTAGTACAAATCATCGGTTCTATGATTGTGTTGTATAAAGAATCTGATGAAAATAAACAAATAGAATTGCCATAA